One segment of Marinobacter sediminum DNA contains the following:
- the trmB gene encoding tRNA (guanosine(46)-N7)-methyltransferase TrmB — translation MTDQKEPQDPKTTSADSPVTTRRGVRSFVLRQGRMTEGQKKAFERSWPKYGLTREDGMIDPRQVFGRDAMLNLEIGFGMGKSLADMAEAAPEQDFIGVEVHLPGVGALLKEVEDRGLENVRVYNIDANDVIDLCLPDACLDRVMVFFPDPWHKKKHHKRRLVQAEFVQRIRHKLRVGGILHLATDWENYAEHMMEVMVESEGFANTQEPGEFSPKPDDRPITKFEKRGEHLGHGVWDLLFHRTN, via the coding sequence ATGACTGACCAGAAAGAGCCGCAAGATCCTAAAACGACCTCCGCGGATTCGCCGGTAACCACACGTCGTGGTGTGCGCAGTTTTGTCCTTCGTCAGGGCCGCATGACCGAAGGCCAGAAGAAAGCTTTCGAGCGTAGCTGGCCGAAATACGGCCTGACCCGGGAAGACGGCATGATCGATCCACGCCAGGTGTTTGGGCGTGATGCCATGCTTAACCTGGAAATCGGGTTCGGTATGGGCAAGTCGCTGGCGGATATGGCGGAAGCGGCTCCAGAGCAGGATTTTATTGGTGTGGAAGTGCATCTCCCCGGGGTGGGGGCTCTCCTCAAGGAAGTTGAGGACCGCGGCCTGGAAAATGTGCGGGTCTATAATATCGATGCCAACGACGTGATTGATCTTTGCTTGCCGGACGCCTGTCTGGATCGGGTTATGGTGTTCTTCCCGGACCCCTGGCATAAGAAGAAGCATCATAAACGCCGTCTGGTCCAGGCAGAATTCGTCCAGCGTATCCGCCACAAGCTGCGGGTCGGGGGTATTCTGCACCTGGCAACAGACTGGGAAAATTACGCCGAACACATGATGGAAGTCATGGTGGAGTCGGAGGGGTTTGCCAATACTCAGGAGCCGGGTGAGTTCTCACCCAAGCCTGATGATCGTCCGATCACCAAGTTCGAGAAGCGCGGTGAGCACCTCGGGCATGGCGTCTGGGATCTGCTTTTCCATCGCACCAATTGA
- a CDS encoding YifB family Mg chelatase-like AAA ATPase, translating into MLAIVHSRASIGVSAPPVTVEVHLSGGLPALSIVGLPETGVRESKERVRSALLNAGFDFPARRITINLAPADLPKEGGRFDLPIALGILAASGQIPSDSISQWEFVGELSLDGALRPLKGVLPAVLAARKEGRALLVPQANAGEAALASHGDVLSAGHLLAVCEHLCGRARLVPLAKASPGPDGGSDLNLPDLSDVRGQGVPRRALEVAAAGNHNLLFFGPPGTGKSMLASRLPGILPGLSDEAAMEVASVHSVAGLPLGESGWRRPPFRAPHHTASAVAMVGGGSSPRPGEISLAHRGVLFLDELPEFERRVLEVLREPMETGEIAISRAARQVTFPARFQVVGAMNPCPCGYSGHPTIECQCTPQQVLRYRSKISGPLLDRFDLHVEVPVQGGEVLMQQGGGGESSAQVRERVAQARERQAARHQLNSALSGRELHLACPLDASGEHLLTGAMEKLGLSARALHRILRVARTLADLDDCDAPGQAHLVEALGYRQLDRQQGRNSLVSS; encoded by the coding sequence ATGCTTGCCATCGTTCATTCCCGAGCCAGCATCGGTGTGTCTGCTCCGCCGGTCACGGTTGAAGTGCATCTCTCAGGCGGCCTGCCCGCCCTTTCCATCGTAGGCTTGCCGGAAACCGGCGTTCGCGAAAGTAAGGAGCGCGTCCGTAGCGCCCTGCTCAATGCCGGTTTCGATTTCCCGGCGCGCCGGATTACCATCAACCTTGCCCCTGCCGACCTCCCCAAAGAAGGTGGTCGGTTTGACCTGCCCATTGCCCTTGGCATTCTGGCCGCTTCCGGCCAGATTCCCTCCGACAGTATTAGTCAATGGGAGTTTGTCGGCGAGCTATCCCTCGATGGCGCGCTCCGGCCCTTAAAAGGCGTTTTACCGGCTGTGCTGGCTGCACGTAAGGAGGGGCGGGCCTTGCTGGTGCCCCAGGCCAATGCCGGTGAGGCCGCGCTTGCCAGCCACGGGGACGTTCTCTCGGCAGGTCATTTGCTCGCCGTGTGTGAGCACCTGTGTGGGCGTGCCAGACTGGTGCCGCTGGCCAAAGCATCGCCTGGACCGGATGGGGGCTCTGACCTGAATCTGCCGGATTTGTCTGATGTAAGGGGCCAGGGAGTGCCCCGCAGGGCACTGGAGGTTGCCGCTGCCGGCAACCACAACCTTCTGTTCTTTGGGCCACCCGGAACCGGCAAGAGCATGCTGGCCAGCCGTTTGCCCGGTATTCTGCCGGGCTTGAGTGATGAGGCCGCCATGGAAGTGGCCAGCGTGCACTCTGTCGCCGGTTTGCCGCTCGGAGAGAGTGGCTGGCGCCGGCCGCCATTTCGCGCGCCCCATCACACGGCTTCGGCGGTCGCGATGGTTGGCGGAGGCAGCAGCCCGCGTCCGGGTGAAATCTCTCTGGCCCATCGCGGCGTGCTGTTCCTTGATGAGTTACCGGAGTTCGAACGCCGGGTACTGGAAGTCCTTCGGGAACCCATGGAAACCGGCGAAATTGCAATCAGTCGCGCTGCACGTCAGGTCACCTTTCCGGCCCGGTTTCAGGTGGTGGGCGCTATGAATCCATGTCCCTGCGGTTATAGTGGGCATCCCACGATTGAATGCCAGTGCACGCCTCAGCAGGTACTGCGTTACCGTTCAAAGATTTCCGGACCACTGCTGGACCGGTTCGATCTTCATGTGGAGGTCCCTGTCCAGGGTGGCGAGGTGCTGATGCAGCAGGGTGGGGGCGGTGAGTCCAGTGCACAGGTCCGGGAACGTGTAGCGCAGGCCAGGGAGCGGCAGGCCGCCCGGCATCAGCTGAATTCGGCACTGTCTGGTCGCGAATTGCACCTGGCTTGTCCTCTGGACGCCAGTGGAGAGCACCTGTTGACCGGTGCCATGGAAAAGCTCGGTCTTTCAGCAAGAGCGTTGCACCGGATTTTGCGGGTTGCCCGAACCCTGGCCGATCTTGATGACTGCGATGCCCCGGGTCAGGCACATCTGGTTGAGGCCCTGGGCTACCGCCAACTGGACCGGCAGCAGGGACGAAATTCCCTGGTGTCCTCCTGA
- the hemW gene encoding radical SAM family heme chaperone HemW: MTAPSTVAVRPPLSLYLHVPWCVRKCPYCDFNSHVARQEIPETAYLKSMLEDLDQDLAFAKDREIQTVFIGGGTPSLMSGEFYRNLFRELRARLDLSADAEITLEANPGTLEQGRFEAFRQAGINRLSIGVQSFNPAHLKTLGRIHDSDAAHRAIAAARQAGFDNFNVDLMHGLPDQTPENAIADLEAALSHSPPHVSWYQLTLEPNTEFYSRPPDLPDDDRLWDIYRQGSAFLRRHGFQDYEVSAWSQPGMASRHNLNYWMFGDYLALGAGGHGKVSLADGSIRRYWKTRQPDAYLNRIGSRTAGSEIIDVNELPLEFLMNALRLSEGVNEELFTERTGLPLSSVAVKLEQLREEKLLERDRIQATDLGQRYLNSLLERFL; the protein is encoded by the coding sequence ATGACCGCCCCGTCAACGGTGGCGGTCAGACCGCCCCTCAGCCTGTACCTTCATGTGCCCTGGTGTGTTCGCAAGTGCCCCTATTGCGACTTCAACTCCCACGTTGCCAGGCAGGAAATCCCGGAAACAGCTTACCTGAAGTCGATGCTTGAGGATCTGGATCAGGATCTCGCCTTTGCCAAGGACCGTGAGATTCAAACGGTCTTTATTGGCGGCGGCACCCCCTCACTGATGAGCGGTGAGTTTTACCGGAACCTTTTCAGGGAACTCCGCGCCAGGCTGGATCTGTCCGCTGACGCCGAAATCACTCTGGAAGCCAATCCCGGCACGCTGGAACAGGGCCGATTCGAGGCGTTCCGGCAAGCCGGAATCAACCGGTTATCCATCGGCGTCCAGAGTTTCAATCCCGCACATCTGAAAACCCTGGGGCGCATTCATGACAGTGACGCGGCCCATCGTGCCATTGCAGCCGCCCGGCAGGCCGGTTTCGACAATTTCAACGTGGACCTGATGCACGGCCTGCCCGACCAGACACCGGAAAATGCCATCGCGGATCTTGAGGCCGCACTGAGCCACAGCCCCCCTCATGTGTCCTGGTATCAGTTGACACTTGAGCCGAACACCGAGTTCTATAGCCGCCCGCCCGACCTGCCGGACGATGACCGGCTCTGGGACATCTACCGCCAGGGTTCCGCATTTCTGAGACGGCACGGTTTCCAGGATTACGAGGTTTCCGCCTGGAGCCAGCCGGGCATGGCCTCACGCCACAACCTGAACTACTGGATGTTCGGAGACTATCTGGCACTGGGCGCCGGTGGCCACGGCAAGGTCAGCCTCGCCGACGGCAGTATCCGACGATATTGGAAAACCCGTCAGCCAGACGCCTACCTGAATCGCATAGGTAGCCGCACGGCCGGTTCTGAAATCATTGACGTAAATGAACTGCCACTGGAGTTCCTGATGAACGCGTTACGCCTTTCCGAAGGCGTAAACGAAGAACTGTTCACTGAACGTACAGGTTTACCCCTGTCGTCAGTTGCGGTAAAACTTGAACAGTTGCGTGAGGAAAAGCTGCTGGAAAGGGACCGAATTCAGGCCACCGACCTCGGCCAACGATACCTGAACAGCCTGTTGGAGCGTTTTCTGTAA
- a CDS encoding accessory factor UbiK family protein, whose protein sequence is MKGPQDIFAQLQGQFGQFVPDMARAAREDFETQARATVMSVLSRLELVTREEFDAQQAVLLKTREKVETLEQRVAELEQKLQDQ, encoded by the coding sequence GTGAAAGGTCCGCAGGATATTTTCGCCCAGTTACAGGGCCAGTTTGGCCAGTTTGTTCCCGATATGGCCCGCGCTGCCCGGGAAGATTTTGAAACCCAGGCCCGCGCCACGGTGATGTCGGTACTGTCCCGGCTGGAGCTGGTGACCCGGGAAGAGTTTGATGCCCAGCAGGCGGTGCTGCTGAAGACCCGTGAAAAGGTGGAAACGCTGGAGCAACGGGTCGCCGAACTGGAGCAGAAGCTGCAGGACCAGTAA